The DNA segment ATCATTTAATTACCTTTGAATACCACCCGATCAATCACAACCAAACCATATAGAAGATGAAACAGTTTAAAGGCAACATCGCCATTTTAGGAAGCGGAAATATTGGCATTTCTTTAGCCAAGGGATTAGTTAAAGCTGATTATGCTTTGCCCGGTCAGATTCGTCTAACCAGAAGAAATATTGCCAATCTAAGCCCCTTTGCTGAACAAGGTTTTGGTGTGAGTAATGATAATGCTGCGGTTGTTGCCGCTGCAGATGTCATTGTTCTTGCCGTGTTGCCGCAACAGCTGAATCAGCTGTTGGAACAGATTCGTCCGGTTGTAGACCTCAACAAACATCTTTTCATCTCCGTTGCTTCCGGTGTCAGCTGTGCAGACATCAGAAATAAACTGGGAGAAGAGATACAGGTGATCAGGGCGATGCCCAATACGGCGATTGCCATTGGCCAGTCGATGACCTGTATCGCCACAGACAATGCTTCTTCTGAATATATGGAAGAGGTGACGAGAATGTTCGAAACCGTAGGCTCAGTGGTAAAGATCAACGAAGACCTGATGACTTCAGCAACGGCTTTATGTGCCTGCGGAATTGCCTTTTTCTTACGCGCGATCAGAGCGGCTTCACAAGGTGGGGTAGAGATTGGTTTTCATGCAGATGAAGCCCTAAAAATGGCGGTTCAGACCGCTAAAGGAGCTGCAGATCTGCTTTTACAGATGCAATCCCATCCTGAACAGGAAATAGATAAAGTAACTTCGCCGAAAGGCTGTACCATTGCCGGATTAAATGAGATGGAGCATAATGGATTTAGTTCCTCCCTGATCAAAGGCATCAAGCTATCGGCAACAAAAGCCGGTGCTTTATATACCAAAGAATAAAAAATTATGATAGAACAACTGCAAAAAGATAGTTTAGAACTGTTGAAACAACTGATTAGCATCTCTTCCTTTAGTAAAGAAGAAGACAAAACCGCTGATGTGATTGAACAGTTTTTGCAGCAACGTAATATAAAGACCCATCGTAAGCTTAACAACATCTGGGCTTACAATTTGCATTTTGACGCCAAAAAGCCAACCATGCTTTTAAATTCGCATCACGATACGGTAAAGCCAAATTCAGGCTATACACGCGATCCTTACGCGCCAACTATTGAGGATGGTAAATTGTATGGATTGGGGAGTAATGATGCAGGAGGATGTCTTGTTTCGCTTATAGCGACCTTTCTTTACTTCTATGAGCAGAAAGGTTTAAGTTATAACATTTGTCTGGCCACTACAGCAGAAGAGGAAATCTCCGGAAATAACGGATTGGAATGTGTACTTCCTGATCTTGGAGAACTGGAGTTTGCGATTGTTGGAGAACCAACTTTAATGAATCTTGCCATCGCTGAACGCGGTTTGTTGGTTTTAGATTGTGTCTCTACCGGAAAAGCAGGCCATGCGGCACGCGAAGAAGGAGACAATGCCATTTATAAGGCTTTGAAAGATATAGAATGGTTCCGCAATTATCGTTTTTCCAAGGTTTCGGAAATGTTCGGTCCTTTGAAAATGTCGGTGACGATTATCAATGCAGGTTCTCAGCATAATGTCGTTCCGGCAACTTGTAATTTCACGGTAGATGTCCGGGTAACAGACGCGTATACGAATGAGGAAGTTTTAAAAATTATCCGGACGAATGTAGATTGCGAGGTTACACCACGCTCTATCCGTTTGAAGCCTTCTTCTATTGATAAAACACATGCGCTGGTACAGTCAGGCATCGCCTTAGGAAGGACTACTTATGGTTCTCCTACGACTTCAGACCAGGCTTTATTGAGCATTCCATCGTTAAAAGTAGGTCCTGGAGATTCTGCACGTTCTCATATGGCAGATGAATATGTTTTTGTAAATGAAATTGAAGAAGGAATTCAGCTCTATATTGAAATGTTAAAACCCGTAGTTAACGGGAAGTAAGGTTAATTCCATAAGTTAAAAAGGCGGCTGATCTTTAAGATCAGCCGCCTTTTTTTATTGTTCTTCTACTTTTTCAAAAGCTCTTGCTTCCAGGTGTTTTTCCATATCTAAACGGTTCACTCCTTTTGACCACCATTCCGGTGCGGGCTTATCTTTTAACATGTAATCAAAATATTCCATCATCCGGACGGCGTAGTCCTTCCGGTTAGGTAATTTGGCAATACCATGGTTTTCGCCACGATAAGTGATCATCACCACTGGTTTATTCAGTCTTCTCAGGCCGTTGTAGTATTCAATTCCTTGAGTATAATCCACTGCACCATCTTTATCATTGTGTAACAGCAACAATGGTGTCTGTACTTTTTTGATGTGGTAGACGGGAGAGTTGCGGGCAAAGGCATCCCAGTTATCCCAGTAACCTGGTGTTAACCTACCCTGACTGGATTCGAAGATGGCCTGATTCGTGCCTCCGCTGTTCCAGTAGATCAGGCTGTACATACTGATCATATTGGTCAATGGCGCACCTGCTGCTGCGGCTTTAAAAATATTGGTTTGCGTAATCAGGAATGAGGTTTGGTATCCTCCCCAGGAGTGCCCGTGAATGGCTACCCGTTTTTCGTCTACAATGCCTGTTGCAATGGCTGCTTTTACTGCAGGAACAACGCAGGCTACAGCAGACATTCCAGGATCATTCAGTTTGTATTTGATATCCGGCATCAATACCGCATAACCATTACTGGTGTACATCGCCTTGTTAAATCCTCCGCCAGGGAATCCAGGCATGGAATAGAAATTCAACTCATCGGTCAGGCGTTCATAGATATAGGTGATCGTAGGATAACTTTTTCCTTCCTGATAATTTGCAGGAAGGTATAGCGCAGCCTGCAAGGAATCTCCGTTTGCGCTGACATAGTTGATCAGCTTTACGCCTGTAGACCAGGCATATTTTTCCTGATCAGGAGTGTTTTTAGTGATTTGCTTAGGGTTAGACAGGTTGGCCGTAGTGCTGGCATACATCTCTGGTGATTTTTCATTGTTCTGTTTGGCATAAACGAACACATTGCCCTCACTTGCTTTCTGGAAGGCACCATAAGCATTGTCGTCCATAAATAAAGGCCTGATGTTGGTCTTTCCTGCCTCCAATACCGCAATTCCTGCTTTTTTAGTGCTGGAATTAAAAATGGTAAAATATTGGTCTTTGCTTAGGTCCGTTCCCTTGTCTTTAGGGTAAATGGAGAATTTGGACTGTACTTCCTGTTTCTTGCTTTTCCAGTTATCAGAAAGGGCAGTTACATTTTTGCCGTCCGCACTGATGCGCCAAAGGTCATAATTGTCTTTAATGAGGACATATTTAGAGTCTGATGACCAGCCAAAATTCGGTGTGGATGGCTTGACGGTATTATGGTCGTCCAGTTCATCTACAAAAGAAGCCTTAATTTTTTCGGTCAGGTTATATTGTTGTAAGGTTTCCAGGTTGATGCTGTAAAATGCACCGTCTTTGTTAAAACTTGCCCATTTGCCGTTTGGAGCAAAACTGAGTGAACCTCTTCCTGAGGTATAAAATTTCTCAAAAATGCGTTTCCTGGCTCCCGTTTTTAGGTTGATGAGGTAGATGTCCGTATAACTTTGTCCGTCGAGGTTTCCCGCCAATTCATAGCTGGAATTGTCGTAGCCAATGGCATATAGGTTTTGTGGGGCAACAACGACGTTTTTTAAACTGCTGTCGGCCAGTTGACTGAACTTTTGATCTGAGATGCGGTAGGAACTTAGGAAACTGTAATTTTTGTCTCTCATTTCCTGGGTTTGTTGTGCAGATTGAAGGCGTTTGTCCTGCCAGTTCCAGATGATCATATCTGGTTTTTCTATATCGGCTTTAGCTGCGGGTTTTGCGTCTGTTTTAGCATCCGCTTTCCCTTCGGCCTTTCCTTTTGCCAGGCTATCGGTTTTTACCTGAGGTTTTCCTTTTTCTGCTGCTTTATCTTTTGAGGTGCTGTCGGCTTTCTTCTCCTGGATGTTGATTCCAAAGAACAAGCTGCCCTGATCTTCGGACCAGTAAGGAGTTCCATTTCCATTGATTCCCATGTTTTTTGGGAAGTTTTTTAGGCCGATACCTGCGTAAGAAACTTTATTGCTTTGTTCTCCTGCAATCTTATTGATCCCGATTACGGTAAAGACATCTTCTTTATACTGCTCGTTTTTATTGGATTTGAGCAGGGCAAAAGCATCTCCGTTTTCATTCCAGTTGATGCTTTTATAATTGGCTTTGTCATTTTCCAGTGCAGTGATGATGCCGGTTTTCATGTCTCTGATAAAAATGCCGTTCCCGTTCTGTCCGTTTGCATCAATGGTATAAGCAAGAATGTTTCCCGCCTTATTGAAGGCATACTCCGCTACATTGCCCAGATTATAGCTTTTTTTAGTACTCAACTGGTATAACAAAAGATCGGTCCCTTTTGCAGCATCTTTATCTTTTGAGGCAGTTTCCGGAGCTGTAAATTGTATGGCCAACCATTCTGAGGACTCTCCGGAGAAACTGAATGTTTTTACTTTTTCAAAAGTGACTTTCTGATTTCCAGGTAAAGACACCAGAACCAATTGATCATAAAGCGGTTTCATGGTTTTTTTTGCCGCTTTTACTTCTGATTCTTTAGCCGAGACTTTAAAGGCCAGATATTTGGAATCTTTAGCATAGACGACTGTAGATGGATTTGCTCCGATAGGATAGCTAAAATTTGTGGTGTCGGAGATCTTACGGATCACCGTTTGAAGATCACCTTCGGTAGGACCTTTTGCCCAGGACAACCATTGGCCGTTGGGTGACAGCGCATAGGTGTTGCTTCTGATAGAGTTCCATTTGGAAACATCTTTCCAGCTCAATGCTGGTTTTTGCTGCGCATGAACGCTTGCTGCAAGCGGTAAAAGCAAGAGCAAGAGCGAATATCTGATGCTGTTCATATATAAGTTTGTGGATTTTTTGCTAAAATATTGATTTAGTTGAATATATTTTGATTATAACAGGAATATTATGCAATGTGGTTGCATTTGATGCTCTTGCTGGTTTATCCTTCATTCTATCGTAATTATTGTATTTTTGCAAAATACCTTTAGCCCTCAAAAGGCCTAAACAATAGATTGATAAATGAAGATTTGGCAAAAAAACGTAGACGTAAATAAAGATATAGAGACTTTTACCGTAGGCAAAGACAGGGAGCTGGATTTGCAAATGGCAGCTTTTGATGTTTTAGGCTCTTTAGCCCATGTAGAAATGCTGGAAAGTATTGGACTGTTAACCGCTGAAGAGCTGGTATCGATTCAAAAAGAACTCAAAAATATTTAT comes from the Pedobacter sp. FW305-3-2-15-E-R2A2 genome and includes:
- a CDS encoding prolyl oligopeptidase family serine peptidase: MNSIRYSLLLLLLPLAASVHAQQKPALSWKDVSKWNSIRSNTYALSPNGQWLSWAKGPTEGDLQTVIRKISDTTNFSYPIGANPSTVVYAKDSKYLAFKVSAKESEVKAAKKTMKPLYDQLVLVSLPGNQKVTFEKVKTFSFSGESSEWLAIQFTAPETASKDKDAAKGTDLLLYQLSTKKSYNLGNVAEYAFNKAGNILAYTIDANGQNGNGIFIRDMKTGIITALENDKANYKSINWNENGDAFALLKSNKNEQYKEDVFTVIGINKIAGEQSNKVSYAGIGLKNFPKNMGINGNGTPYWSEDQGSLFFGINIQEKKADSTSKDKAAEKGKPQVKTDSLAKGKAEGKADAKTDAKPAAKADIEKPDMIIWNWQDKRLQSAQQTQEMRDKNYSFLSSYRISDQKFSQLADSSLKNVVVAPQNLYAIGYDNSSYELAGNLDGQSYTDIYLINLKTGARKRIFEKFYTSGRGSLSFAPNGKWASFNKDGAFYSINLETLQQYNLTEKIKASFVDELDDHNTVKPSTPNFGWSSDSKYVLIKDNYDLWRISADGKNVTALSDNWKSKKQEVQSKFSIYPKDKGTDLSKDQYFTIFNSSTKKAGIAVLEAGKTNIRPLFMDDNAYGAFQKASEGNVFVYAKQNNEKSPEMYASTTANLSNPKQITKNTPDQEKYAWSTGVKLINYVSANGDSLQAALYLPANYQEGKSYPTITYIYERLTDELNFYSMPGFPGGGFNKAMYTSNGYAVLMPDIKYKLNDPGMSAVACVVPAVKAAIATGIVDEKRVAIHGHSWGGYQTSFLITQTNIFKAAAAGAPLTNMISMYSLIYWNSGGTNQAIFESSQGRLTPGYWDNWDAFARNSPVYHIKKVQTPLLLLHNDKDGAVDYTQGIEYYNGLRRLNKPVVMITYRGENHGIAKLPNRKDYAVRMMEYFDYMLKDKPAPEWWSKGVNRLDMEKHLEARAFEKVEEQ
- a CDS encoding M20 family metallo-hydrolase, with translation MIEQLQKDSLELLKQLISISSFSKEEDKTADVIEQFLQQRNIKTHRKLNNIWAYNLHFDAKKPTMLLNSHHDTVKPNSGYTRDPYAPTIEDGKLYGLGSNDAGGCLVSLIATFLYFYEQKGLSYNICLATTAEEEISGNNGLECVLPDLGELEFAIVGEPTLMNLAIAERGLLVLDCVSTGKAGHAAREEGDNAIYKALKDIEWFRNYRFSKVSEMFGPLKMSVTIINAGSQHNVVPATCNFTVDVRVTDAYTNEEVLKIIRTNVDCEVTPRSIRLKPSSIDKTHALVQSGIALGRTTYGSPTTSDQALLSIPSLKVGPGDSARSHMADEYVFVNEIEEGIQLYIEMLKPVVNGK
- the proC gene encoding pyrroline-5-carboxylate reductase, with protein sequence MKQFKGNIAILGSGNIGISLAKGLVKADYALPGQIRLTRRNIANLSPFAEQGFGVSNDNAAVVAAADVIVLAVLPQQLNQLLEQIRPVVDLNKHLFISVASGVSCADIRNKLGEEIQVIRAMPNTAIAIGQSMTCIATDNASSEYMEEVTRMFETVGSVVKINEDLMTSATALCACGIAFFLRAIRAASQGGVEIGFHADEALKMAVQTAKGAADLLLQMQSHPEQEIDKVTSPKGCTIAGLNEMEHNGFSSSLIKGIKLSATKAGALYTKE